One Methanobrevibacter sp. genomic window carries:
- a CDS encoding C39 family peptidase produces MNRNSKIVMILSLVLLLSIISVSSAADVDSFKSNDSISDDIIVKYNSNSQMEMYDNLISENNDFKYGKFVDFYDNSSKDYNSCDKYLNGIEEKEDCLDDEYDVMDNEEEIKNTTGIVMSNDSYSCGPASLATVLNTFGLNLTLNDVSKFADTTEENGTSMLSLIEASRHYGFEAFATKMNLSQLNENYIVHMDMNGNNHWSVFKYIKEGYVFLADPNDGNIKMSIDEFMEYFTGNSIIILNNKNESIINELKYKNITILNDDESSKIVGKRIVKKLVGYKKVRKYGIYLKKGWHIQFKADVRGVSLLKWEWAYGYYHVLGWHTERIPIYKTYTYSDDSLTRRKITKKSR; encoded by the coding sequence ATGAACAGAAATAGTAAAATTGTGATGATTTTAAGTTTAGTTTTACTATTATCAATAATATCTGTATCTTCAGCAGCTGATGTTGATTCATTTAAATCAAATGATTCTATTTCCGATGACATTATTGTTAAGTATAATTCTAATTCTCAAATGGAAATGTATGATAATTTAATAAGTGAAAATAATGATTTTAAATATGGAAAGTTTGTTGACTTTTATGATAATTCTTCAAAAGATTATAATTCATGTGATAAATATTTAAATGGAATAGAAGAAAAGGAAGACTGTTTAGATGATGAATATGATGTAATGGATAATGAAGAAGAAATTAAAAATACTACTGGAATTGTAATGTCTAATGATAGTTACAGTTGTGGACCTGCTTCCCTTGCAACTGTTCTTAATACATTTGGGTTAAATCTTACTTTAAATGATGTTTCTAAATTTGCTGATACTACTGAAGAAAATGGAACTAGTATGTTATCTTTAATTGAAGCATCCCGACATTATGGATTTGAAGCATTTGCTACTAAAATGAATCTTTCACAACTTAATGAAAATTATATCGTACATATGGATATGAATGGAAACAATCATTGGAGTGTTTTTAAATATATCAAAGAAGGATATGTATTTTTAGCAGATCCTAATGATGGAAACATTAAGATGTCAATAGATGAATTTATGGAGTATTTTACAGGGAATTCCATAATTATATTAAATAATAAAAATGAAAGTATTATAAATGAACTCAAATATAAGAATATTACTATCTTAAATGATGATGAAAGTTCTAAAATTGTAGGAAAAAGAATTGTTAAAAAACTAGTAGGATATAAAAAAGTTCGAAAATATGGGATATATTTAAAAAAAGGATGGCATATTCAGTTTAAGGCAGATGTAAGAGGTGTAAGCTTACTTAAATGGGAGTGGGCTTATGGATATTATCATGTATTAGGATGGCATACTGAAAGAATACCTATCTATAAAACTTATACATATTCAGATGATTCTTTAACTCGTAGAAAAATTACTAAAAAATCAAGATAA